Proteins encoded within one genomic window of uncultured Sphingopyxis sp.:
- a CDS encoding sigma-70 family RNA polymerase sigma factor codes for MAAESVSELERLTRKFRPPLIAFFSRRVTGLAEAEDMTQEVFVRLMRTQANIEETSAAYIFRIAANLIKDRARHDLVRRHFADAVRSEGGVGIDPFDPFRIASARESISVLWAAIQALPEPTQQIFILYRVEDIPKQTIADNFGFHLRTVDKHISRALVFLARRMRQQA; via the coding sequence GTGGCAGCGGAATCTGTCTCCGAACTGGAACGGCTGACCCGGAAATTCCGGCCGCCGCTGATCGCCTTTTTTTCGCGTCGGGTCACGGGTCTCGCTGAGGCCGAGGACATGACCCAGGAGGTTTTCGTACGGCTGATGCGAACGCAAGCGAATATCGAAGAGACGAGTGCCGCCTATATTTTCCGGATCGCGGCGAATCTCATCAAGGATCGTGCCCGCCACGATCTTGTGCGCCGACACTTCGCCGACGCCGTGCGAAGCGAAGGCGGCGTGGGCATCGATCCCTTCGACCCCTTCCGGATCGCTTCGGCGCGCGAAAGCATTTCGGTCCTCTGGGCCGCGATCCAGGCGCTGCCCGAACCCACGCAGCAGATATTCATATTGTACCGCGTCGAGGATATTCCCAAGCAGACGATTGCCGACAATTTCGGATTCCACCTGCGGACGGTCGACAAGCATATCTCGCGCGCGCTGGTCTTTCTTGCCCGTCGGATGAGACAGCAGGCATGA
- a CDS encoding 3'(2'),5'-bisphosphate nucleotidase CysQ — MTAAETDEQLAERLATAAGAILLDLRARGGLDGKTLGKAGDERANAMLCREIRATRPADALLSEEEKDNPARCSNSRVWIIDPLDGTREYGEGRDDWAVHVALAVDGVATVGAVALPGLGVTLTSGVPVALQPANQPLRMLVSRTRPAAEAVFVAERFHAELLAMGSAGAKAMAVVLGQADIYLHTGGQYEWDNCAPVAVAQAAGLHVSRVDGSPIRYNNPDTYLPDLLICRKELAEEVLRVAAEYSSLA, encoded by the coding sequence ATGACCGCAGCGGAGACCGACGAACAACTGGCCGAACGGCTCGCGACGGCGGCGGGCGCGATCCTGCTCGATCTGCGCGCGCGGGGCGGGCTTGACGGCAAGACGTTGGGGAAAGCGGGCGATGAGCGGGCGAACGCGATGCTCTGCCGCGAGATTCGCGCCACACGGCCCGCCGATGCGCTGCTGTCCGAAGAGGAAAAGGATAACCCCGCGCGCTGTAGCAACTCGCGCGTCTGGATCATCGATCCGCTCGACGGCACGCGCGAATATGGCGAGGGCAGGGACGATTGGGCGGTGCATGTCGCGCTCGCCGTCGATGGTGTCGCCACGGTCGGCGCGGTCGCGTTGCCGGGTTTGGGCGTCACGTTGACTTCGGGTGTGCCGGTTGCGCTTCAACCGGCAAACCAGCCACTCCGCATGCTCGTCAGCCGCACTCGCCCCGCCGCCGAAGCAGTCTTCGTCGCCGAAAGGTTCCATGCCGAACTGCTCGCCATGGGCTCGGCGGGCGCCAAGGCGATGGCGGTGGTGCTTGGGCAGGCCGACATCTACCTCCACACCGGCGGTCAATATGAATGGGACAATTGCGCTCCCGTCGCTGTGGCGCAGGCCGCGGGCCTTCACGTCAGCCGCGTCGATGGCTCGCCGATCCGCTACAACAACCCCGACACCTATCTGCCCGATCTGCTGATCTGCCGTAAAGAACTCGCCGAAGAGGTGTTGCGGGTGGCGGCAGAATATTCTTCCCTCGCATAA
- a CDS encoding FecR domain-containing protein, which produces MIPENDNDGFAEQEERAAAWCLRIAERPLTSAEQADFDEWLAADERHAQYFEQMVAVWQGTDAIAELPGFLSLRAKALTTMESARTHNEQPSRSLTRRHAFGALTAFALTAGGGAWYWAESPDVYATAVGERRIVRLDDGSSVSLDAASRMLVSFTDERRAVTLERGRAKFDVAKDPLRPFTVTAGSQSVVAVGTSFSVELLKDQLRVLLFEGQVAVVPRAIAAANIRARRPASATTQLLPGQELVANLSSGAAEVLPVEAERSLGWEGGRVDFVDMPLADAVERMNRYAASPIVIGDAAAGRHLVNGVFDAGDTDSFVKGVTSLYPLSAHDTGDKILIKTVNSGTDKKKNSRS; this is translated from the coding sequence ATGATTCCCGAGAACGACAACGACGGTTTTGCCGAGCAGGAAGAACGGGCCGCCGCCTGGTGCCTGCGGATTGCCGAGCGGCCGCTCACCTCCGCCGAGCAGGCCGATTTCGACGAATGGCTCGCCGCCGACGAGCGCCACGCCCAATATTTCGAGCAGATGGTGGCGGTGTGGCAAGGCACCGACGCGATCGCGGAACTTCCTGGCTTTCTGTCGCTTCGCGCCAAGGCGCTGACGACGATGGAAAGCGCCCGGACCCATAATGAGCAGCCATCGCGAAGCTTGACCCGCCGCCACGCTTTCGGGGCGCTGACCGCGTTCGCGCTGACGGCGGGGGGCGGCGCCTGGTACTGGGCCGAGAGTCCCGACGTCTATGCTACCGCCGTGGGTGAACGGCGGATCGTTCGCCTCGATGACGGGTCCAGCGTCTCGCTGGACGCCGCCAGCCGGATGCTGGTGTCCTTCACCGACGAACGGCGCGCGGTCACGCTCGAGCGCGGCCGGGCCAAGTTCGACGTGGCGAAAGATCCGCTCCGGCCGTTCACGGTGACCGCCGGTTCGCAGTCGGTGGTCGCGGTGGGTACGAGTTTCAGCGTCGAACTGCTGAAAGATCAACTCCGGGTCCTGCTGTTCGAAGGACAGGTCGCGGTCGTGCCGCGTGCCATCGCCGCGGCCAATATCAGGGCGCGGCGACCGGCATCGGCGACAACCCAGCTTTTGCCCGGACAGGAATTGGTGGCCAATCTTTCATCCGGTGCTGCGGAAGTCCTGCCTGTCGAAGCCGAGCGCTCGCTCGGCTGGGAAGGCGGCCGCGTCGATTTTGTCGACATGCCGCTGGCGGATGCGGTCGAGCGGATGAACCGTTACGCCGCATCGCCGATCGTCATCGGCGATGCGGCGGCGGGCCGCCATCTTGTCAACGGCGTGTTCGATGCGGGCGACACCGACAGCTTCGTCAAGGGCGTCACATCGCTCTATCCGCTGTCCGCGCATGACACAGGCGACAAAATTTTGATTAAAACAGTAAATTCTGGAACAGATAAGAAAAAAAATAGCAGAAGTTAA